A portion of the Apis mellifera strain DH4 linkage group LG6, Amel_HAv3.1, whole genome shotgun sequence genome contains these proteins:
- the LOC552058 gene encoding uncharacterized protein LOC552058 isoform X2, with protein sequence MKHSSALRDLLLIIWFTLMVRVKSAIMPPPWADPSSNPCAAQPRGWQLLFWPPDGKCYKIFQIGAPCPETMELSPAAGGGGTIAECRCPPGTAQSPRDALCHKIYTRASCPKGQFFAPVPETSGRSRWGVCHDPEPCKEKGEVYWPRDNKCYPKFSKGPCSKGELLTVDEDGLTLCSCSKNGELGRYHWTGNGGGCHEHYTKGPCTEPGELFLPGGVCGCHSKLPHYHEPTGMCYQLGDIGPCLQGHHFIVINTIINGEEIRAKCVCKPGHVLYKNGFCYRLYTKGPCENGYMLINSTTCIPVPCTRGRLYFPQEKTCYKIGTRGPCPRGQIVLYDYNVRPSIDGISYNGVCGCINVQKDLEKCFEETNDSCESTPGMVEINKTCYKLYTQGPCTAGEWLVAQRMPKQSLWKNEELESKARCECRPGYKRITDTFKISELESNSLLSLGGCQPPTVSLAKFLNEKAKSINF encoded by the exons TGCATTACGAGatctattgttaataatttggtTCACATTAATGGTTCGTGTAAAATCTGCGATAATGCCTCCTCCATGGGCAGATCCGTCAAGCAATCCTTGTGCCGCTCAACCACGTGGTTGGCAATTGTTATTTTGGCCGCCGGATGGAAAGTGTTACAAAATATTCCAG ATTGGGGCACCATGCCCTGAGACAATGGAACTAAGTCCAGCAGCAGGTGGAGGTGGGACTATAGCTGAATGTAGATGTCCTCCAGGAACTGCACAATCTCCTAGAGATGCGCTATGTCATAAGATATATACAAGAGCATCTTGTCCAAAGGGACAGTTTTTTGCACCTGTTCCAGAAACGTCTGGAAGATCTAG GTGGGGTGTATGTCATGATCCAGAACCAtgcaaagaaaaaggagaagtcTATTGGCCTAGGGACAATAAATGTTATCCCAAATTTAGCAAAGGACCATGTTCAAAAGGAGAACTTCTCACCGTAGACGAAGATGGATTAACATTATGTTCTTGTTCTAAAAATGGAGAACTTGGGCGATATCATTGGACAGGTAATGGCGGTGGTTGTCATGAACATTATACTAAAGGACCATGTACAGAACcaggagaattatttttaccgGGTGGTGTATGTGGTTGTCATTCTAAATTACCTCACTACCATGAACCAACTGGAATGTGTTATCAATTag gTGATATTGGTCCATGTTTACAAGGTCATCactttattgtaataaatacaataatcaaTGGAGAAGAAATTCGTGCTAAGTGTGTATGCAAACCAGGTCatgttctttataaaaatggatTCTGCTATAGACTTTATACAAAAGGACCATGTGAAAATGGTTACATGTTAATAAATTCGACGACTTGCATTCCTGTACCTTGCACACGGGGACGATTATATTTTCCACAAGAAAAAACATGTTACAAAATAGGAACGAGAGGACCATGTCCGAGAGGACAAATTGTTTTGTACGATTATAATGTACGACCATCTATTGATGGAATCAGTTATAATGGAGTATGTGGATGTATAAATGTACAAAAAGATttggaaaaatgtttcgaagaaACTAATGACAGTTGCGAATCTACACCAGGAAtggtagaaataaataaaacttgttacaaattatatacacaAGGACCTTGTACTGCAGGAGAATGGTTAGTTGCACAAAGAATGCCAAAACAGAGTTTatggaaaaatgaagaattagaATCAAAAGCTAGATGTGAATGCAGACCCGGATATAAGAGAATTACagatacttttaaaatctctGAATTAGAAAGTAATAGTCTTCTTTCTTTGGGTGGTTGTCAACCACCTACTGTAAGTTTAGCAAAGTTTCTCAATGAAAAAGCGAAAtcgataaacttttaa
- the LOC552058 gene encoding uncharacterized protein LOC552058 isoform X4, producing MESVTKYSRQIGAPCPETMELSPAAGGGGTIAECRCPPGTAQSPRDALCHKIYTRASCPKGQFFAPVPETSGRSRWGVCHDPEPCKEKGEVYWPRDNKCYPKFSKGPCSKGELLTVDEDGLTLCSCSKNGELGRYHWTGNGGGCHEHYTKGPCTEPGELFLPGGVCGCHSKLPHYHEPTGMCYQLGDIGPCLQGHHFIVINTIINGEEIRAKCVCKPGHVLYKNGFCYRLYTKGPCENGYMLINSTTCIPVPCTRGRLYFPQEKTCYKIGTRGPCPRGQIVLYDYNVRPSIDGISYNGVCGCINVQKDLEKCFEETNDSCESTPGMVEINKTCYKLYTQGPCTAGEWLVAQRMPKQSLWKNEELESKARCECRPGYKRITDTFKISELESNSLLSLGGCQPPTVSLAKFLNEKAKSINF from the exons ATGGAAAGTGTTACAAAATATTCCAGGCAG ATTGGGGCACCATGCCCTGAGACAATGGAACTAAGTCCAGCAGCAGGTGGAGGTGGGACTATAGCTGAATGTAGATGTCCTCCAGGAACTGCACAATCTCCTAGAGATGCGCTATGTCATAAGATATATACAAGAGCATCTTGTCCAAAGGGACAGTTTTTTGCACCTGTTCCAGAAACGTCTGGAAGATCTAG GTGGGGTGTATGTCATGATCCAGAACCAtgcaaagaaaaaggagaagtcTATTGGCCTAGGGACAATAAATGTTATCCCAAATTTAGCAAAGGACCATGTTCAAAAGGAGAACTTCTCACCGTAGACGAAGATGGATTAACATTATGTTCTTGTTCTAAAAATGGAGAACTTGGGCGATATCATTGGACAGGTAATGGCGGTGGTTGTCATGAACATTATACTAAAGGACCATGTACAGAACcaggagaattatttttaccgGGTGGTGTATGTGGTTGTCATTCTAAATTACCTCACTACCATGAACCAACTGGAATGTGTTATCAATTag gTGATATTGGTCCATGTTTACAAGGTCATCactttattgtaataaatacaataatcaaTGGAGAAGAAATTCGTGCTAAGTGTGTATGCAAACCAGGTCatgttctttataaaaatggatTCTGCTATAGACTTTATACAAAAGGACCATGTGAAAATGGTTACATGTTAATAAATTCGACGACTTGCATTCCTGTACCTTGCACACGGGGACGATTATATTTTCCACAAGAAAAAACATGTTACAAAATAGGAACGAGAGGACCATGTCCGAGAGGACAAATTGTTTTGTACGATTATAATGTACGACCATCTATTGATGGAATCAGTTATAATGGAGTATGTGGATGTATAAATGTACAAAAAGATttggaaaaatgtttcgaagaaACTAATGACAGTTGCGAATCTACACCAGGAAtggtagaaataaataaaacttgttacaaattatatacacaAGGACCTTGTACTGCAGGAGAATGGTTAGTTGCACAAAGAATGCCAAAACAGAGTTTatggaaaaatgaagaattagaATCAAAAGCTAGATGTGAATGCAGACCCGGATATAAGAGAATTACagatacttttaaaatctctGAATTAGAAAGTAATAGTCTTCTTTCTTTGGGTGGTTGTCAACCACCTACTGTAAGTTTAGCAAAGTTTCTCAATGAAAAAGCGAAAtcgataaacttttaa
- the LOC552058 gene encoding uncharacterized protein LOC552058 isoform X3: protein MVRVKSAIMPPPWADPSSNPCAAQPRGWQLLFWPPDGKCYKIFQIGAPCPETMELSPAAGGGGTIAECRCPPGTAQSPRDALCHKIYTRASCPKGQFFAPVPETSGRSRWGVCHDPEPCKEKGEVYWPRDNKCYPKFSKGPCSKGELLTVDEDGLTLCSCSKNGELGRYHWTGNGGGCHEHYTKGPCTEPGELFLPGGVCGCHSKLPHYHEPTGMCYQLGDIGPCLQGHHFIVINTIINGEEIRAKCVCKPGHVLYKNGFCYRLYTKGPCENGYMLINSTTCIPVPCTRGRLYFPQEKTCYKIGTRGPCPRGQIVLYDYNVRPSIDGISYNGVCGCINVQKDLEKCFEETNDSCESTPGMVEINKTCYKLYTQGPCTAGEWLVAQRMPKQSLWKNEELESKARCECRPGYKRITDTFKISELESNSLLSLGGCQPPTVSLAKFLNEKAKSINF, encoded by the exons ATGGTTCGTGTAAAATCTGCGATAATGCCTCCTCCATGGGCAGATCCGTCAAGCAATCCTTGTGCCGCTCAACCACGTGGTTGGCAATTGTTATTTTGGCCGCCGGATGGAAAGTGTTACAAAATATTCCAG ATTGGGGCACCATGCCCTGAGACAATGGAACTAAGTCCAGCAGCAGGTGGAGGTGGGACTATAGCTGAATGTAGATGTCCTCCAGGAACTGCACAATCTCCTAGAGATGCGCTATGTCATAAGATATATACAAGAGCATCTTGTCCAAAGGGACAGTTTTTTGCACCTGTTCCAGAAACGTCTGGAAGATCTAG GTGGGGTGTATGTCATGATCCAGAACCAtgcaaagaaaaaggagaagtcTATTGGCCTAGGGACAATAAATGTTATCCCAAATTTAGCAAAGGACCATGTTCAAAAGGAGAACTTCTCACCGTAGACGAAGATGGATTAACATTATGTTCTTGTTCTAAAAATGGAGAACTTGGGCGATATCATTGGACAGGTAATGGCGGTGGTTGTCATGAACATTATACTAAAGGACCATGTACAGAACcaggagaattatttttaccgGGTGGTGTATGTGGTTGTCATTCTAAATTACCTCACTACCATGAACCAACTGGAATGTGTTATCAATTag gTGATATTGGTCCATGTTTACAAGGTCATCactttattgtaataaatacaataatcaaTGGAGAAGAAATTCGTGCTAAGTGTGTATGCAAACCAGGTCatgttctttataaaaatggatTCTGCTATAGACTTTATACAAAAGGACCATGTGAAAATGGTTACATGTTAATAAATTCGACGACTTGCATTCCTGTACCTTGCACACGGGGACGATTATATTTTCCACAAGAAAAAACATGTTACAAAATAGGAACGAGAGGACCATGTCCGAGAGGACAAATTGTTTTGTACGATTATAATGTACGACCATCTATTGATGGAATCAGTTATAATGGAGTATGTGGATGTATAAATGTACAAAAAGATttggaaaaatgtttcgaagaaACTAATGACAGTTGCGAATCTACACCAGGAAtggtagaaataaataaaacttgttacaaattatatacacaAGGACCTTGTACTGCAGGAGAATGGTTAGTTGCACAAAGAATGCCAAAACAGAGTTTatggaaaaatgaagaattagaATCAAAAGCTAGATGTGAATGCAGACCCGGATATAAGAGAATTACagatacttttaaaatctctGAATTAGAAAGTAATAGTCTTCTTTCTTTGGGTGGTTGTCAACCACCTACTGTAAGTTTAGCAAAGTTTCTCAATGAAAAAGCGAAAtcgataaacttttaa
- the LOC552058 gene encoding uncharacterized protein LOC552058 isoform X1 gives MALKIKIFDDFINALRDLLLIIWFTLMVRVKSAIMPPPWADPSSNPCAAQPRGWQLLFWPPDGKCYKIFQIGAPCPETMELSPAAGGGGTIAECRCPPGTAQSPRDALCHKIYTRASCPKGQFFAPVPETSGRSRWGVCHDPEPCKEKGEVYWPRDNKCYPKFSKGPCSKGELLTVDEDGLTLCSCSKNGELGRYHWTGNGGGCHEHYTKGPCTEPGELFLPGGVCGCHSKLPHYHEPTGMCYQLGDIGPCLQGHHFIVINTIINGEEIRAKCVCKPGHVLYKNGFCYRLYTKGPCENGYMLINSTTCIPVPCTRGRLYFPQEKTCYKIGTRGPCPRGQIVLYDYNVRPSIDGISYNGVCGCINVQKDLEKCFEETNDSCESTPGMVEINKTCYKLYTQGPCTAGEWLVAQRMPKQSLWKNEELESKARCECRPGYKRITDTFKISELESNSLLSLGGCQPPTVSLAKFLNEKAKSINF, from the exons ATggctttgaaaattaaaatcttcgaCGATTTCATCAA TGCATTACGAGatctattgttaataatttggtTCACATTAATGGTTCGTGTAAAATCTGCGATAATGCCTCCTCCATGGGCAGATCCGTCAAGCAATCCTTGTGCCGCTCAACCACGTGGTTGGCAATTGTTATTTTGGCCGCCGGATGGAAAGTGTTACAAAATATTCCAG ATTGGGGCACCATGCCCTGAGACAATGGAACTAAGTCCAGCAGCAGGTGGAGGTGGGACTATAGCTGAATGTAGATGTCCTCCAGGAACTGCACAATCTCCTAGAGATGCGCTATGTCATAAGATATATACAAGAGCATCTTGTCCAAAGGGACAGTTTTTTGCACCTGTTCCAGAAACGTCTGGAAGATCTAG GTGGGGTGTATGTCATGATCCAGAACCAtgcaaagaaaaaggagaagtcTATTGGCCTAGGGACAATAAATGTTATCCCAAATTTAGCAAAGGACCATGTTCAAAAGGAGAACTTCTCACCGTAGACGAAGATGGATTAACATTATGTTCTTGTTCTAAAAATGGAGAACTTGGGCGATATCATTGGACAGGTAATGGCGGTGGTTGTCATGAACATTATACTAAAGGACCATGTACAGAACcaggagaattatttttaccgGGTGGTGTATGTGGTTGTCATTCTAAATTACCTCACTACCATGAACCAACTGGAATGTGTTATCAATTag gTGATATTGGTCCATGTTTACAAGGTCATCactttattgtaataaatacaataatcaaTGGAGAAGAAATTCGTGCTAAGTGTGTATGCAAACCAGGTCatgttctttataaaaatggatTCTGCTATAGACTTTATACAAAAGGACCATGTGAAAATGGTTACATGTTAATAAATTCGACGACTTGCATTCCTGTACCTTGCACACGGGGACGATTATATTTTCCACAAGAAAAAACATGTTACAAAATAGGAACGAGAGGACCATGTCCGAGAGGACAAATTGTTTTGTACGATTATAATGTACGACCATCTATTGATGGAATCAGTTATAATGGAGTATGTGGATGTATAAATGTACAAAAAGATttggaaaaatgtttcgaagaaACTAATGACAGTTGCGAATCTACACCAGGAAtggtagaaataaataaaacttgttacaaattatatacacaAGGACCTTGTACTGCAGGAGAATGGTTAGTTGCACAAAGAATGCCAAAACAGAGTTTatggaaaaatgaagaattagaATCAAAAGCTAGATGTGAATGCAGACCCGGATATAAGAGAATTACagatacttttaaaatctctGAATTAGAAAGTAATAGTCTTCTTTCTTTGGGTGGTTGTCAACCACCTACTGTAAGTTTAGCAAAGTTTCTCAATGAAAAAGCGAAAtcgataaacttttaa